The Streptomyces kanamyceticus DNA segment CCGAGGGTGCGTCGATGCCCGCGAGGAGTCTCAACAGGGTTGACTTGCCTGTGCCGTTGGCGCCTTCGATCCGCACCAGGCTGCCCCCGCCGATGCCGAGGTCGACGCCGCGCAGCACCCAGGGACCGCGCAGCGCGTAGCGCCGACCCACCCCGGCGAGCCGTATCGCGAGATCACGTTCCATGCGGTCATCCTCGCGCACGTCCCGTCGGCCGGGGCGAAATCCCAGGTACGGCCGATCTTCCGCCTGGCAGACTGGACGCGTGAGCAGTGACCAGACCCTCCCCGACGCGCCGCAGGGCCCGCCCGCCCCGAGCGCGGCGGACAGCCCCTTCCGGCACGAGAACATCTCGCGCGACGAGGCCCCGCAGTTCGTGCTGCCCCTCGTCGCCCGCATCGAGCGCGCCGCTCCCCCGGCCCGCACGGACGCCCTGGAGACCGCGGCCCGCGCCGTCCTCGTGATGCTGAGCGACGAGCGCTCCGTCGGCGACGGCGAGTGGGCGCAGGCCGTGCGCGACTGGCAGGACGCCCGGATCCGCAAGGTGGTCAGGCGCGCCCGCGGCGCCGAGTGGCGGCGGGCTGAGACCCTGCCCGGCATCACGGTCACGGGCAAGTCGGCGGAGGTCCGCGTCTTCCCGCCGGTGCCGCTCGACGGCTGGCCCAAGGAGCTGGCCAAGCTCCAGGTCTCCGGCACCGAGCTCGACGACCCGGAGCCCCCGCCCGGCGCGGACACCACGCACCCCGTGCTCTGGATGAGCCCGGACGTCGAGATGTCGGCGGGCAAGGCGATGGCCCAGGCGGGCCACGGCGCCCAGCTGGCCTGGTGGGAGCTGTCGGACGCGGACCGGGCCGCGTGGCGCGACGCGGGCTTCCCGCTGTCCGTGCGCACCCCGGACGCGGCGCGCTGGCGCGAACTCACCGCGAGCGGCCTTCCGGTGGTGCGCGACGCGGGCTTCACGGAGATCGCCCCCGGCTCCTGCACCGTGGTCGCCGACCACCCCGCCCTGCGTACGGCGCGGGCATGACGGGCGGCACCCGGCTCGACGGCCGGGTCGAGCGCGGCAACCAGACCCGCCGCCTGGTGCTGCGGCGCACGGTCGACGTCGCTTCGGTGGAGGGGCTCGACGCGCTGTCGCTCGGCCGGATCGCCACCGAGCTGAAGCTGAGCAAGAGCGGGGTGTTCGCGCTCTTCGGCTCCAAGGAGGAACTGCAGCTGGCGACCGTGCGGGCCGCCGGGCGCATCTATCTGGACACGGTGGTGGAGCCCGCCCTGCAGACCCCGCCCGGAGTCGGCCGCGTGTGGCGGCTCTGTACGGCCTGGCTCGACTACTCCGAGCAGCGCGTCTTCCCCGGCGGCTGCTTCTTCTACGGGGTGATCGCCGAGTTCGACGCCCGCGAGGGTCCGGTGCACGACGCGCTGGTCCGCGCCAACCGCGACTGGAGCGAGCTGATGGAGCGCTCGCTCGCCGAGGCCGTCGACGCCGCCGAACTGCACGCGGACACGGACCTCGCCCAGCTCGCCTTCGAGTGCATCGCCCTCATGGAGACGGCGAACGCGCACTCGGTGCTGCACGACGAGTCGCGGGCGTACCGCTTCGCGAGCACCGCCATCGCCGCGCGGCTGCGCGCGGCGGCGACGGATCCGGCGCTGGTACCGGCGCCGAGCCGGATCGATACCGGTCGGCCGGAACCTCAAATGTAGCTCTGAACGTCTCCCCCCGGGGGTTCGATCCACTCGGCCGGGGCCATGGTCCTGGCAACGGGGGACGTACGGGGGACAGGGGGGAACGACATGAGGCATCTGGGCACCGGAATCGGCTGGCGTCCCGAGATAGCTGACGCCGTGGAGGCGATGCCGGGCATCGACTGGGTGGAGGCCGTGGCGGAGAACGTCTGCCCCGGGCACCTGCCCGATTCGCTGCTGCGGCTGCGCGAGCGCGGGGTGACCGTGGTGCCGCACGGCGTCTCGCTGGGGCTCGGCGGCGCCGACCGCCCCGACGAGGGAAGGCTGCGCGCGCTGGCGGAGCGCGCCGAAGCGCTCGGCTCGCCGCTCGTCACCGAGCACATCGCGTTCGTACGGGCCGGTGGTCCGCTCACCGCGACGCAGCCGCTGGAGGCCGGGCATCTGCTGCCGGTGCCGCGCACCCGCGACGCGCTCGACGTGCTGTGCGAGAACGTCCGCATCGCGCAGGACGCGCTGCCGGTGCCGCTCGCCCTGGAGAACATCGCGGCGCTGATCTCCTGGCCCGCCGAGGAGATGACGGAGGGGCAGTTCCTGTACGAGCTCGTCGAGCGCACGGGCGTCCGGCTGCTCATCGATGTCGCCAACCTCCACACCAACCACGTCAACCGCGGCGAGGACCCGGCCAAGGCCCTCGACGAACTGCCGGTCGAGGCCATCGCGTACGTCCACGTCGCGGGCGGCTTCGAACGGGACGGCGTCTGGCACGACAGCCACGCGCACCCGGTCCCCGAGGCCGTGCTCGCCGTACTCGCCGACCTCGCGTCCCGGGTGAGCCCGCCCGGTGTCCTCCTGGAGCGCGACGAGAACTTTCCGGCACCGGCCGAACTGGAGCGCGAACTGACCGCGATCCGGGCGACGCTCACGACCGCGGACAGCACCAACGCGGACAGCACTCACGGGGGCACCACCAGCACGGAGCCGCTGCCCGCCTCCCCCACCGCGCGCCAGCGCACCGGGCTCGCGCAGGCCGCGCTGCTCTCCTCGCTCGTGGCGGGAACGCCCGCGCCCGAGGGCTTCGACCACGCGCGGCTGCGGGTGCAGAGCCACGCGCTCGCGGCCAAGCGGGCCGACGTCGTGGCGAAGGTGGCGCCCGAGCTGCCGGGGATCCTCGGCGGGGAGTACCGCGCCGCGTTCGTCGAGTACGCCAGGGCCAGGCCGATGACCGGCGGCTACCGGCACGACGCGCTGGCCTTCGCCGAGCACCTGCTGCTCGCCGGGCGGCCCGAGAAGGCGCAGGCGCAGCGGGAGTTGAGCCACTGGTGGCTGGAGCGTTCGGGCCCCGAGCCGCTGTCCCGGCGGCCCGCCGCCCGGCTGCTGCACGCCACCCGCCGCGTCCTGCTGAGGCGGTGACGTCATGAACATCGCAGGCACGGTGTACACCGTCGTCGTCGCGCTCTCCTCCTGCGAGCTGCTCAGGGGCGTGGTGACGTCCCGCCGGACGAGGACGTCGCCGCTGCACGCCGACGAGCGCTCCGAGCACGGCGTCTTCGTGCGCGGCACGATGGAGGCCGCGTTCCTCTCCGGCGGTCCCGCCCGGGTCGCCGACGCGCTGATCGCGGGTCTGCACGAGGACGGCGGCCTGGTCGTCGGGGGCCCCGGCGTCGTCGGCATCACGCGGCCGACCGCGCGCAACGCCGCCGAGCAGGCCGTGTTCGACGCCCACACCGCGGCGCCGAACGGCGCGCTGCACTGGCTGCGGCTCGGGGTGATGCGGAGCGCCCCGGTCCAGGAGACGGGCGACGCGCTGGCGAGGCGCGGCCTCGTCGTACGGCCCGGCAGCCAGCGCAAGTGGCGCCGCTGGGCCGGGCTCCAGACGTTCCTGAGCGTCTTCGGGTTCATCGCCGCGGCCATGCTGACGACGGCTCAGTACGCCGCGGACAGCTATCCGGGGTCCGGTTCCGATTCGTTGTACGACAGGGTCGGCGAGCTGGTTCCCGTCGTCCTCATCGGCGTCGTGACCGGCCTGATCTGCCTGTACGTCACCGAGAAACGGCTCACCGTCGCCGGGCGGCGCGCCCTCTACGAGTACGTGCGTTCCTCGGGCCACCTGACGGGCGCGGCGCACCTCGTGGCGACGCACGGCCTGTCGGCGGCCCACCCCGACCTGCGCGGCCACCTGCTGGCCGCGGCGCGCGTCCGGGCCCCCGCGCCGCCTCGCATGAGCCCGTTGAGCCCGTACCCCGCGCCGTACCGGACTCCGGGCACGGGGAGTACGAACTCGGGGAGCACGAGCTCGGGGACGCCGACGTGGTGCGGCAGCGGAGGCGGCGGAGGAAGCGGTGGCGGTGGCGGAGGCGGCTGCTCCGGTGGCAGCGGAGGCTCGTGCTCCGGTGGCGGATCGACGTGTTCCGGCAGCGGAAGCTCGTGTTCGGGCGGCAGCGGCTCCTCCTGCTCCGGCAGCGGATCGTCCTGCGGCGGAGGCGGGTCCTCCTGTGGTGGAGGTGGCGGGTCCAGTTGCAGCAGTTCGTAGTCCTCCTTCTGGCGGCGCGCGCCGTGGCCATCGACTCGGCGCGGGAGTACGGCGGTTGACGTACTCCCGCCCGTATCCCGGTGCCCCCGGGTCGCCGCGCACTAACGTGCGGTGCCGCAACAGGAGGCACCATGCGATCCCGAACCATCAACGGCACCGGCCTCATCGTCGCGGGGCTCGTCGCGACCCTGGCCGCCCTGCTCTTCCCCCTCTGGTCGTACGCGGACCGTTCGGGCACCACCCTCGACAGACTCAACGCGGAGACCGTGTCGACCGACTTCGGGCCGCTGTCCGCCCTGGACAGGGAGTTCATCACCAAGGTGCGCCTCGCGGGCCTGTGGGAACTTCCGGCCGGACAGCAGGCCGAGGAGCGCGGCACCACCAAGGCGGTGCGCACGGCGGGTGAGCACCTCGTCCAGGGCCACACCTTCCTGGACGCGCGCGTGCGCGAGGTCGCGGCCCGGCTCAGCCTCGAACTGCCGAGCCAGCCCAACCCCCAGCAGCGCGGCTGGCTGGCCGAGTTGAGCGCGGCGCACGGGCAGACGTACGACGAGAAGTTCGCGAACGTCCTGCGCGGCGCACACGGCAAGGTCTTCTCGGTGGTGGCCGAGGTCCGCGCGGGCACCCGCAACTCGCTGGTCCGCGCCCTGGCCGACGACGCCAACACCACCGTCCTCGACCACATCAAGATCCTTGAGCGGACCGGCCTGGTCGACTTCGACGGGCTCGCGCGCGACGCCGCCACGGGCCAGGCCCCCGCGACCCGCTCCCCCGCCCCACCGGGCCCGGCCGCATCACCTCCCCCCGCCGAACCGGTCACCCCGTCACCGACGTTCTCGCTCCCTCCCGCGGCATCGCGCCCGAAACCGGAGAAGCAGGCCGCACCGAGCCCCGACAAGTCCTGAGCTCTGAGCCCTGAGCCTCGAACCCTGGGCGGAAGCGGAACGTTACCTACCCGTCACCCACTGTCCACATAGTGAAATTGCCATGGCGCCGCGCGGCGCCTTCGCATAGAAAACCGCCATGTTCTGGCTGCCCCTTCTCCTCCTCGCCTGGGCCGCGACCGGCCTCTCCTGCGGCAGGCTCTGCCTCGCCGCGAGCCGCGCCGCCGCCCACGAGAGGGCCGCGCCCCGCGGGCACGAACTGACGCTCTACGAGACGGCCTTCCTCTCCGGCGGCCCCTCGCGGGTCGCCGATGTGGCGCTCGTCGCGATGGCGGGGGCGCGCCGCCTGCTGATCGCGCACACCGGCTGGGCGACCGTCGTCGACCCGGTCGGCCGCGACGACATGGAGCGTTCGGTGCTCGGCGCGATCGGCCCCGCGGGCCAGTCGCGGATAGCGCCGATACGCAAGGGCGCGGCCACCGCCGACGCGGTGCGCGCCCTCGGCGAGCGGCTCGTCGCGGCGGGCCTCGCCGTCCCGGAGAGCGCGGGCTCGGGCGTCGCGGCCGCCGCGCGGCAGGTGCGCGCGGCGACGGTGACGGTGCTCGCGCTCGGCACCCTGGCGGTGTGCATGCCGACCCAGGAGCGGGCGGCGGCGGGGCAGGTCCCGGTGGCGATCTGGTTCTCGCTGCCGCTGCTGCTCTGCGTGGGCTGCCTCCTCATCGCCCGCGTCGAGGTCCACCCGTACACGCGCTGGGCCTCCCCCGCCGG contains these protein-coding regions:
- a CDS encoding peptidyl-tRNA hydrolase, whose product is MSSDQTLPDAPQGPPAPSAADSPFRHENISRDEAPQFVLPLVARIERAAPPARTDALETAARAVLVMLSDERSVGDGEWAQAVRDWQDARIRKVVRRARGAEWRRAETLPGITVTGKSAEVRVFPPVPLDGWPKELAKLQVSGTELDDPEPPPGADTTHPVLWMSPDVEMSAGKAMAQAGHGAQLAWWELSDADRAAWRDAGFPLSVRTPDAARWRELTASGLPVVRDAGFTEIAPGSCTVVADHPALRTARA
- a CDS encoding TIGR04222 domain-containing membrane protein yields the protein MFWLPLLLLAWAATGLSCGRLCLAASRAAAHERAAPRGHELTLYETAFLSGGPSRVADVALVAMAGARRLLIAHTGWATVVDPVGRDDMERSVLGAIGPAGQSRIAPIRKGAATADAVRALGERLVAAGLAVPESAGSGVAAAARQVRAATVTVLALGTLAVCMPTQERAAAGQVPVAIWFSLPLLLCVGCLLIARVEVHPYTRWASPAGQRLLGALPAARDELTTVAVRGVRALPDPGLRAAFAHRSRSDTAHRGH
- a CDS encoding DUF692 domain-containing protein; this encodes MRHLGTGIGWRPEIADAVEAMPGIDWVEAVAENVCPGHLPDSLLRLRERGVTVVPHGVSLGLGGADRPDEGRLRALAERAEALGSPLVTEHIAFVRAGGPLTATQPLEAGHLLPVPRTRDALDVLCENVRIAQDALPVPLALENIAALISWPAEEMTEGQFLYELVERTGVRLLIDVANLHTNHVNRGEDPAKALDELPVEAIAYVHVAGGFERDGVWHDSHAHPVPEAVLAVLADLASRVSPPGVLLERDENFPAPAELERELTAIRATLTTADSTNADSTHGGTTSTEPLPASPTARQRTGLAQAALLSSLVAGTPAPEGFDHARLRVQSHALAAKRADVVAKVAPELPGILGGEYRAAFVEYARARPMTGGYRHDALAFAEHLLLAGRPEKAQAQRELSHWWLERSGPEPLSRRPAARLLHATRRVLLRR
- a CDS encoding TetR/AcrR family transcriptional regulator, whose protein sequence is MTGGTRLDGRVERGNQTRRLVLRRTVDVASVEGLDALSLGRIATELKLSKSGVFALFGSKEELQLATVRAAGRIYLDTVVEPALQTPPGVGRVWRLCTAWLDYSEQRVFPGGCFFYGVIAEFDAREGPVHDALVRANRDWSELMERSLAEAVDAAELHADTDLAQLAFECIALMETANAHSVLHDESRAYRFASTAIAARLRAAATDPALVPAPSRIDTGRPEPQM
- a CDS encoding DUF4142 domain-containing protein, which translates into the protein MRSRTINGTGLIVAGLVATLAALLFPLWSYADRSGTTLDRLNAETVSTDFGPLSALDREFITKVRLAGLWELPAGQQAEERGTTKAVRTAGEHLVQGHTFLDARVREVAARLSLELPSQPNPQQRGWLAELSAAHGQTYDEKFANVLRGAHGKVFSVVAEVRAGTRNSLVRALADDANTTVLDHIKILERTGLVDFDGLARDAATGQAPATRSPAPPGPAASPPPAEPVTPSPTFSLPPAASRPKPEKQAAPSPDKS
- a CDS encoding TIGR04222 domain-containing membrane protein; amino-acid sequence: MNIAGTVYTVVVALSSCELLRGVVTSRRTRTSPLHADERSEHGVFVRGTMEAAFLSGGPARVADALIAGLHEDGGLVVGGPGVVGITRPTARNAAEQAVFDAHTAAPNGALHWLRLGVMRSAPVQETGDALARRGLVVRPGSQRKWRRWAGLQTFLSVFGFIAAAMLTTAQYAADSYPGSGSDSLYDRVGELVPVVLIGVVTGLICLYVTEKRLTVAGRRALYEYVRSSGHLTGAAHLVATHGLSAAHPDLRGHLLAAARVRAPAPPRMSPLSPYPAPYRTPGTGSTNSGSTSSGTPTWCGSGGGGGSGGGGGGGCSGGSGGSCSGGGSTCSGSGSSCSGGSGSSCSGSGSSCGGGGSSCGGGGGSSCSSS